The genomic DNA CGTTGCTCGTGCCCCGATCCTCAGCGCGGCGACAACGACTTTCTCATTTCTACGTGCACGACGCTGACCGACGTATCGTCGCGGCTATCGGTCTGCACACGTCATACGTATACGTAAAGAAATCCGTATGTGACGAGAACGggatatacacatacatacacacacaccacgcgcgcgcgcgcgcgcgcgcgtctctaACGGAAGCTCGAGAGAGTGACTTCACGATAAATTCGCGCTCGGCTTGTACACTGCCGCTCTTCGTCTGCTGTCCGTCCGTtcgtccctctctctctctctctctctctctttcttccccccttctttctttttccagcGCGCGAAAGAGACTCTCGAAGCGCGCACACTTGGCGTTTCCGGGTTTACGACACCGAGCAACACGATCGAATATAGCTCGGTCTCCTCGGTCGGTAAATAGGATACGAGCGTGGATCTTAAATCGACCAACGTGAACGAATTCGAGCTAACGGTACATAATCGCCCCaacaccaccaccaccaccaccaccactattactactactactaaTACAGCACACTGACCACGCGTTTTGACTCTTCGAACACCGCTCGTACGGAAAGTCCGACAGAGTCACACTGGCGCGAACTGACACTCGGCGCCTCCGAGATGTTCAACACCACCAATGTATCCTCGATCCCAatagcctctctctctctctctatatatatatatatatatatatatatatatatatatatatatatatatttctttctcgatcGAAACGACGCTCGGAAATGCGCGCGCtattaatattctctatatatCGGCTGAAATATTAACTATGGCGGCGCGCGGTTACGTGTAGAATTACgggcgagagaaagagggaaggcGAAGGATCACGAGGATAGAACGTAGCGCCTGCGCGTACTTGATTGAAGTGATCGAACTTTTATTCCCGCATAtaccatatatacatacgcgcATTCGCAAAATTCTCGCGCCGAATTATATCTCTCCGGACAATATCGAAACACCTGTCAGTTCACTCAATTTTCTCCCTCCCAATTGCTCGCACGTTCGCGGTTCGCGGAACAATTATGACTTTTACGCACCTAGCGGATGCTCCAGCGAGGTTAAGTCGAGAGTCGATATCTCGAATGTGCTGCTATCCTTCTCGATTGAAATGCACGCacttatatgaaaaatgtgtgTCCGAAATGTACTTTTGAATCTTTAAATCGCATCCTCAAATATTTACTTGTGCATATGTACAATgtctatatcaaaatatatacatatatgtgtattattttcaattgaatttactgtgattttttattcgtaCCTCCATCATCttaatcttttatacaattttacaaaatttcatgCATAGAAATTCTGCATATTGCATTACAAATGTCAAGAGAGCATCTTGATGTAAATATCTTATCAAGACATGTAATAATTTagcataatttaaaagaaactaTATAATCAAACTTTCAATTCTGTTGCATAGACAATTCATAGTTCTGGTtagatgtaaattttatatacgctaattaaaaatctaatatttttatataattacattaatgaaTTCTAtatctattgaaaaaaatgccgacacttatacaaaaattttgttaatttatttgccgataaattaatatattttgctaataTCTACACGATTGATGTAACGAGAGATTGAAAACTCTTCAAGTATatggcataaaaaaatatggcaaataaaataacaagttaaatgtcaagaaaatattttgcaggcAGGATAAAGCCAGCGACGCACACATATTCAATACAGATCCAATCTCCGCTGCATACGTTCCATGTATAAGGAAAAGAGCAACTTATtgctttcataataaaaaggaTTTTCCGTCGCATCTAGATCCGGTCTGTAATCattgttaaaattactttGGCTAGAACCACAGCTGCCCCTAGGTGATGAATTTTGAGAACAGCTTGGTGATGACATAAAATTTCCACTTTCCCAATCGGTCTCCATGCTTTCCATTCTGCTCTCTATTACGTTCTCTCGCAAACCGGATAAACTATTGATATGAAGATTATTGATTCGTTTGCTCAATGGCATAAATTCGCTAGATTCCTCCTCTATATTGCGATTTCTCTTCCTAAAAGATTCATGCCCAAAAAGAAAATGacgaaaatattactataacgTTACCAATTGAAAGAGATTGTATACTTTATACATGACTCTTGcatgtaaaattgtaaaatttatatatcaaacaaGTAAGTGTAAAGACATAGACAAACCTGTTTGTCCGTATCATGATTACGTCGCTAACCTGATCTCTACAGAACTTTCAACGAAGATATTTTCCTAATCGATACATGTTATACCAGCAATTGTTGTTGCGAtccttacaatatattaagcGTGTGTCTCGATTAGCGTCACGAGATGTAATCCGCAGCTGATTCGACAAAGTGACTGTCGATCATTGTATTCCAAATTCCAATTGAAATGTGACACAAATCAGAAACTAACCTCTTCGAAATTGTTCAACCGTCAAATTCGTCGTCGATCAACAATATACAGATCAGATGTGGATATTTTTTGTGCCTAATGGC from Cataglyphis hispanica isolate Lineage 1 chromosome 21, ULB_Chis1_1.0, whole genome shotgun sequence includes the following:
- the LOC126857336 gene encoding uncharacterized protein LOC126857336; its protein translation is MIRTNRKRNRNIEEESSEFMPLSKRINNLHINSLSGLRENVIESRMESMETDWESGNFMSSPSCSQNSSPRGSCGSSQSNFNNDYRPDLDATENPFYYESNKLLFSLYMERMQRRLDLY